A window of Ananas comosus cultivar F153 linkage group 4, ASM154086v1, whole genome shotgun sequence contains these coding sequences:
- the LOC109709205 gene encoding DUF724 domain-containing protein 3: protein MGPGGFRTGDEVEVSSDEEGFRGAYFEARVVRSMPKLRRYTVEYDSLVADDSLVADDDPGGGSGLPRPLRETVDARHVRPRPPPSAASRFALHQAVDVLHNDAWWVGVAAAAAAAMGRGRRSVVVSFPASRETLECELDRVRVHQEWVEGKWVLPQWTGIPNTMYEKGTQVEVACLKENMPIAWFPAVVSKPIWKNNFLVEYQNLRYDGGRKVLSEIVGLQHIRPCPPHSSCVNFCLHDEVEAFHDNGWWPGVITKTNLSSLYTVKSMHWDKEMKFSQAKLRLRYNWVDEQWILESKKLLEATFRKGTKVEVSSDEEGFGGAWFAATVVKPIGTKFLVEYENLRADDETKPLRETIDFCHIRPTPPNTRTAGPIKLLEEVDAFYNDGWWVGVVSKVLSCSRYMVYFRPWKEEMEFGVEHIRLHHEWVDGRWLRTSSALEL from the exons ATGGGGCCGGGGGGCTTCAGGACGGGGGACGAGGTGGAGGTGAGCAGCGACGAGGAGGGCTTCCGCGGCGCCTACTTCGAGGCCCGCGTCGTCCGCTCCATGCCGAAGCTCCGCCGCTACACCGTCGAGTACGACTCCCTCGTCGCCGACGACTCCCTCGTCGCCGACGACGACCCCGGCGGCGGCTCCGGCCTTCCCCGGCCGCTCCGGGAGACCGTCGACGCGCGCCACGTGCGACCCCGCCCGCCTCCCTCGGCCGCATCGAGATTCGCGCTCCACCAGGCCGTGGACGTGCTCCACAACGACGCGTGGTGGGTCGGggtggcggcggctgcggctgcggcgatggggagggggaggaggagcgtCGTCGTCTCCTTCCCGGCGTCGAGGGAGACGCTGGAGTGCGAGCTCGATCGGGTTAGGGTTCATCAGGAGTGGGTCGAGGGGAAGTGGGTTTTGCCCCAGTGGACG GGAATTCCTAATACAATGTATGAGAAAGGAACTCAAGTTGAAGTTGCTTGTTTGAAAGAGAACATGCCTATTGCTTGGTTTCCTGCTGTAGTTTCTAAGCCAATTTGGAAGAACAACTTCCTGGTTGAGTACCAGAATTTGAGATATGATGGTGGTAGAAAAGTGCTATCTGAAATTGTTGGTTTGCAGCACATCAGGCCTTGTCCGCCGCATTCATCATGTGTCAATTTTTGCCTTCATGACGAGGTTGAAGCTTTTCATGATAATGGCTGGTGGCCTGGAGTAATCACTAAGACTAATCTGAGTTCTCTGTATACCGTTAAGTCCATGCATTGGGACAAGGAGATGAAATTTAGCCAGGCAAAGCTGAGGCTCCGATATAATTGGGTAGATGAGCAATGGATTCTGGAATCAAAG AAATTGCTGGAAGCAACATTTCGGAAGGGGACGAAGGTGGAGGTTAGCAGTGACGAGGAAGGTTTCGGTGGAGCTTGGTTTGCTGCAACTGTTGTTAAGCCGATTGGAACAAAATTTCTTGTGGAGTACGAAAATTTGAGAGCAGATGATGAAACTAAGCCTCTGAGAGAGACCATAGATTTTTGCCATATCAGACCAACCCCACCCAACACCCGTACAGCTGGACCAATCAAATTACTCGAAGAAGTTGATGCATTCTACAATGACGGCTGGTGGGTCGGAGTCGTATCAAAGGTTCTGAGTTGTTCGAGGTATATGGTTTATTTCCGGCCTTGGAAAGAAGAGATGGAATTCGGAGTTGAGCATATCAGGCTTCACCATGAATGGGTTGACGGACGATGGCTGCGGACTTCAAGT GCACTGGAGTTGTGA